From a single Bacillus pseudomycoides DSM 12442 genomic region:
- a CDS encoding DUF3991 and toprim domain-containing protein, translating into MTYRLAEEEVMKAKDVDLLSYLEAKGEKFQKEGNYYRHTEHDSLLIRDNMYAWNSRGEKGYGAISFARMYYGMTFQEAVRDVNFGDYPTFTSSKEEESKQDEPFRYPGHLEVQDKQAIKHYLTDERKIDARLVNWLIGQDLIAQDKKKNVVFKWREQGGTGNVVGAERQGTVKMENKRGSFKQILPNGKPHTGFMVDVGKPTSIYYFESPIDLLSYWTLQQNRLQNARLVSMNGLKMKTVLRTFKEAKDEGLLVNRIVLAVDNDKAGKEFTEKMGALTITPRVQMHIPSQEKDWNDVLKAVIQSTEKQQQPHMQPQGQQKKRMVPIQKKEMEHSV; encoded by the coding sequence TTCAAAAAGAGGGAAACTATTATCGACATACGGAGCACGATAGCTTGTTAATTCGTGACAATATGTATGCATGGAATAGCCGGGGAGAGAAGGGATATGGAGCGATTAGCTTTGCTAGAATGTACTATGGTATGACTTTTCAAGAAGCAGTTCGAGACGTGAATTTTGGTGATTATCCTACTTTTACATCTTCTAAGGAAGAAGAATCGAAACAAGATGAGCCCTTTCGTTATCCAGGGCATCTAGAAGTCCAGGATAAACAAGCCATTAAGCACTATTTAACTGATGAACGGAAGATTGACGCTCGTTTAGTAAATTGGTTGATTGGTCAAGACTTGATTGCACAAGATAAAAAGAAGAATGTAGTGTTTAAATGGCGGGAACAAGGTGGAACAGGAAATGTAGTAGGTGCGGAGCGTCAAGGGACGGTTAAGATGGAAAATAAGCGAGGTTCTTTTAAACAAATTTTGCCGAATGGAAAACCGCATACGGGATTTATGGTGGATGTTGGAAAACCAACATCCATTTATTATTTTGAGAGCCCAATTGACCTTCTTTCGTATTGGACGTTACAACAAAACCGCCTACAAAATGCAAGGCTTGTCAGTATGAATGGTCTGAAAATGAAGACAGTTTTACGTACATTTAAAGAGGCGAAAGATGAAGGACTTCTCGTGAATCGAATTGTCCTCGCAGTAGATAATGATAAAGCGGGGAAAGAATTTACGGAAAAAATGGGAGCCTTAACGATTACACCACGTGTCCAAATGCATATTCCATCACAGGAGAAAGATTGGAATGATGTACTGAAGGCGGTCATACAATCAACAGAAAAACAGCAACAACCTCATATGCAACCGCAAGGACAACAAAAGAAAAGAATGGTACCAATACAGAAAAAGGAGATGGAACATAGTGTCTAA
- a CDS encoding restriction endonuclease has product MSNLPVGQLIPVVPVSSMIQALMYVFIFYVLFRTYMFVHRTIQEIRVLKRMAKSDIQFIDKMDGFQFEVYLKALFRELGYRPEVTKRSCDYGVDVILKGRNRIVIQAKRYGIKNRVGIRAVQEVYAGKAYYKADEAWIVTNSFYTKQAEELAKACQVKLIDRFELQNLINKVNPEQKAKDVYEQVNPAERKCPVCKNQLVIRYSKKNDNKFFGCSQFPSCTHTERINA; this is encoded by the coding sequence GTGTCTAATCTGCCAGTCGGGCAACTTATACCAGTTGTGCCTGTATCTAGCATGATACAGGCTTTGATGTATGTTTTTATTTTTTATGTTCTCTTTCGTACTTATATGTTTGTTCACCGAACCATCCAAGAGATAAGAGTATTAAAGCGTATGGCGAAGTCAGATATTCAGTTTATAGATAAAATGGATGGGTTTCAATTTGAGGTATATTTAAAAGCACTCTTTCGAGAACTTGGGTACCGTCCAGAGGTCACAAAACGTTCTTGTGACTACGGTGTGGACGTCATATTAAAAGGGAGAAATCGCATTGTAATCCAGGCGAAACGATATGGGATAAAGAATCGAGTTGGGATTCGGGCTGTACAAGAGGTGTATGCAGGAAAAGCATACTACAAGGCTGATGAGGCATGGATTGTGACCAATAGTTTTTATACGAAACAAGCAGAAGAGTTAGCAAAAGCATGCCAGGTGAAACTTATTGATCGTTTTGAACTTCAGAATTTGATTAATAAAGTGAATCCAGAACAAAAAGCGAAAGATGTGTATGAGCAAGTCAATCCAGCAGAACGGAAATGTCCGGTTTGTAAAAATCAATTAGTCATTCGATATTCAAAGAAAAATGATAATAAGTTTTTTGGTTGTTCTCAATTTCCTTCTTGTACGCATACGGAACGAATTAACGCATGA
- a CDS encoding ribbon-helix-helix domain-containing protein encodes MAINRDKNTPVLVTIPNEQLEKIENFWHDNKLKSRNEAIRQLIEKGLSQK; translated from the coding sequence ATGGCGATAAATAGAGATAAAAACACACCCGTTTTAGTTACAATTCCGAATGAACAATTAGAAAAAATCGAGAATTTTTGGCATGATAACAAACTAAAAAGTCGTAATGAAGCCATTCGTCAGCTCATAGAAAAAGGGTTAAGTCAAAAATAG
- the ssb gene encoding single-stranded DNA-binding protein: protein MLNRTILVGRLTKDPDLRYTPNGVAVATFTLAVNRPFTNQGQREADFISVVVWRKQAENVANYLKKGSLAGVDGRLQTRNYEGQDGKRVYVTEVVAESVQFLEPRNSGGGERDSFNQQPVGASFGNQGSNSFNQSSNSGFKKNDDPFSNSGQPIDISDDDLPF, encoded by the coding sequence GTGCTCAATCGTACAATTTTAGTTGGTCGTCTTACTAAGGACCCTGATTTGCGTTACACGCCAAATGGGGTTGCGGTCGCAACATTTACACTAGCTGTGAATAGACCGTTCACAAACCAGGGACAAAGAGAAGCTGACTTTATTTCAGTGGTTGTTTGGCGTAAACAAGCTGAGAATGTAGCAAACTATCTAAAGAAAGGTAGTTTAGCTGGTGTAGATGGTCGTCTTCAGACACGTAATTATGAGGGGCAAGACGGGAAACGCGTATATGTGACAGAAGTGGTTGCAGAGAGCGTACAATTTTTAGAGCCACGTAATAGTGGTGGAGGAGAACGTGATTCATTTAATCAACAGCCAGTAGGAGCTAGTTTTGGTAATCAAGGTTCGAACTCATTTAATCAATCTAGTAATTCTGGATTTAAAAAGAATGATGATCCATTCTCTAATTCAGGTCAACCAATTGATATTTCGGACGACGATTTACCATTTTAA
- a CDS encoding AbrB/MazE/SpoVT family DNA-binding domain-containing protein, which translates to MKSTGVMRKLDPLGRIVIPMELRRTLAIQEKTPLEIYVEGEKIILKKYEANGACAITGEVSDKNISLANGKITLSPEGAELLIKEVQQYLVK; encoded by the coding sequence ATGAAATCAACAGGAGTAATGCGAAAATTAGATCCATTAGGACGTATAGTCATACCAATGGAATTAAGACGCACGCTAGCAATACAAGAAAAGACACCGTTAGAGATTTATGTAGAAGGTGAAAAAATCATCTTAAAAAAATATGAAGCGAATGGTGCTTGTGCAATAACAGGAGAAGTATCTGATAAGAATATTTCTCTTGCAAACGGCAAGATTACATTAAGCCCAGAAGGTGCAGAGCTACTAATAAAAGAAGTACAACAATATCTTGTAAAATAA
- a CDS encoding type II CAAX endopeptidase family protein produces MNGDKKLKKPVVSFILLTNIIFWPLFLLVGVIKLLNFPVWIFDVMLCISAWSSTFAFVLLFKKLYPEQSFIRFLKARFKNKLSFPIVLTVSMIQIIIFLTMLFLVSINSEANSIFNRTTWGVLIYYFIKTIVSGPLGEELGWRGFALMELQKKYSPLKSSIIIGFWWGMWHLPIWFTTGFTGSNLIKYILFFMITIISTTIVMTTFYNLNRNLIIPMIIHFFFNFFIGIINGQLIELIMYNAIFYLIVAVLIIVINPKKVLYGNETTKFVNGDRDLI; encoded by the coding sequence GTGAATGGAGATAAAAAACTGAAAAAACCAGTGGTAAGTTTTATATTATTAACCAACATTATTTTTTGGCCACTGTTTCTTCTTGTAGGAGTCATAAAGTTATTAAATTTTCCAGTGTGGATTTTTGATGTAATGCTTTGTATATCAGCTTGGTCTTCCACTTTTGCTTTTGTATTGCTATTTAAAAAACTCTATCCTGAACAGAGTTTTATTCGATTCTTAAAAGCTAGATTTAAAAATAAACTTAGTTTCCCCATAGTTCTTACTGTAAGTATGATTCAAATAATTATATTTTTGACAATGTTGTTTCTCGTGTCGATTAACAGTGAAGCAAACTCGATTTTTAATAGAACTACATGGGGTGTGTTAATTTATTACTTTATTAAAACTATTGTGTCCGGACCACTAGGAGAAGAATTAGGGTGGAGAGGTTTTGCACTAATGGAGCTTCAAAAAAAATATTCGCCATTAAAATCTTCAATAATTATTGGTTTTTGGTGGGGAATGTGGCATTTACCTATATGGTTTACTACAGGTTTTACAGGCAGTAATTTAATCAAATATATTTTGTTTTTTATGATTACAATTATATCTACTACAATTGTCATGACAACATTTTATAATTTAAATCGAAATTTAATTATTCCAATGATCATCCACTTTTTCTTTAATTTTTTTATAGGCATAATAAATGGACAATTAATTGAATTAATTATGTATAATGCAATTTTTTATTTAATAGTTGCGGTTTTAATTATAGTTATAAATCCAAAGAAAGTATTATACGGGAACGAAACTACAAAGTTTGTTAATGGAGATCGTGATTTGATTTAG
- a CDS encoding ParA family protein, translated as MAITITVGNYKGGVGKTTNAVLNSYEFAKKRKRTLLVDLDPQSNATKSLMLTKSILNPDEKVTLNKTLMKGIQDGNLDGLEIEIMENLYLIPSYVDFQDFAKFLYKSCSSEAEEDFYFKGLLEKIKHKYDYIFIDVPPMSIEVTKNAVVASDYVLITLQTQERSLTGAENYINQLIKLKEQYDLDIEVVGILPVLLKNNGKVDEYIMENAREIFGEENLFKNIVPQMERIKRFDVNGITENDRHDLNVIELYEKISDELLSRINIFESLKVGV; from the coding sequence ATGGCTATTACAATTACTGTTGGGAATTACAAAGGGGGCGTTGGTAAAACCACTAATGCTGTATTAAACTCTTATGAATTCGCAAAAAAGAGGAAACGAACTTTACTCGTTGACCTTGATCCGCAGAGTAATGCAACAAAATCTCTAATGTTAACAAAATCTATCCTTAATCCTGATGAAAAGGTAACTTTAAATAAAACATTAATGAAAGGAATTCAAGATGGGAATTTAGATGGATTAGAAATTGAAATAATGGAAAATTTATATTTAATTCCTTCTTATGTTGATTTTCAAGATTTCGCAAAATTTCTATATAAATCTTGTTCTTCGGAAGCAGAAGAAGATTTCTACTTTAAGGGATTACTTGAGAAAATAAAACATAAATACGATTACATATTTATCGATGTTCCACCTATGTCAATTGAAGTCACAAAAAATGCAGTTGTAGCTTCTGATTATGTTCTTATAACTCTACAAACACAAGAACGTTCTCTTACAGGTGCAGAAAACTACATTAACCAACTAATAAAATTAAAAGAGCAATATGATCTTGATATTGAAGTTGTAGGTATTCTTCCAGTGCTATTAAAAAATAATGGTAAAGTGGATGAATACATTATGGAAAATGCTCGTGAAATTTTTGGTGAAGAAAACCTATTTAAAAATATCGTTCCACAGATGGAACGTATTAAAAGGTTTGATGTAAACGGTATTACTGAAAATGATAGACATGATTTAAATGTAATAGAACTATACGAAAAGATTAGTGATGAATTATTGTCTCGTATCAATATTTTTGAAAGTTTGAAGGTTGGTGTATAA
- a CDS encoding DinB family protein, with product MKRIDLLLNVLDSTFDKESWYAPFKHAIEGLTAEQAIWKPSEEATNTIWENVNHLIYYKERLAANLEGREWTHNLDGDETFYLTNQSNDDKEWKKVVERSENAQRNLRQALSAISEKELEQNSLEEKLQDIMLHDAYHTGQIIQLRKMQGSWPSNS from the coding sequence TTGAAACGAATTGACTTGCTTTTAAACGTACTAGATTCAACATTCGATAAAGAGAGTTGGTATGCACCGTTTAAACATGCTATAGAAGGACTTACAGCCGAACAGGCTATCTGGAAACCATCTGAAGAGGCAACTAATACCATTTGGGAAAACGTTAATCATCTCATTTATTATAAAGAGAGACTTGCTGCAAACTTGGAAGGCCGTGAATGGACACATAATCTCGACGGTGATGAAACCTTTTATCTTACCAATCAATCTAATGATGATAAGGAATGGAAGAAAGTCGTTGAACGTTCTGAAAATGCTCAACGTAATTTAAGACAGGCATTGAGTGCAATTTCCGAAAAAGAGCTTGAGCAAAATTCACTTGAGGAGAAATTACAGGACATCATGCTTCATGATGCTTATCATACAGGCCAAATTATTCAATTAAGGAAAATGCAGGGGTCATGGCCATCAAATAGTTGA
- a CDS encoding DinB family protein, giving the protein MDVKTLLLQQWASCLDEEDWFPPLEKVLEDITFEQAIWKPVEGAMNSIWELVCHLLFYKKRLLVRFLGETANEPQAEDNKSTFRLPTETFQNWKETKQEYFYVHRELEKILAKSEQEDLYRQIPGERSLVIELKSLALHDAYHIGQIVFLSKMQGAWAGKRSF; this is encoded by the coding sequence ATGGATGTAAAGACACTATTGTTACAACAATGGGCAAGCTGCTTAGATGAAGAAGACTGGTTTCCACCACTTGAAAAAGTGCTAGAGGATATTACTTTTGAACAGGCAATTTGGAAACCAGTTGAGGGGGCAATGAATTCCATTTGGGAATTAGTTTGTCATTTACTTTTCTATAAAAAGAGACTTCTGGTGCGATTTCTTGGTGAAACAGCGAATGAGCCACAGGCAGAAGATAATAAATCTACATTTCGATTACCAACTGAGACGTTTCAAAATTGGAAGGAAACAAAACAAGAATACTTTTATGTTCATCGTGAACTTGAAAAAATACTAGCAAAATCAGAACAAGAAGATTTGTATAGACAGATCCCTGGAGAAAGATCATTAGTGATTGAACTGAAGAGTTTAGCATTGCACGACGCATATCATATTGGGCAAATTGTATTCCTAAGTAAAATGCAAGGAGCTTGGGCAGGGAAACGCAGCTTTTAA
- a CDS encoding AAA family ATPase — protein sequence MKFVLIFGPQAVGKMTVGQELAKVTGLKLFHNHMTIELLEPLFSFSPEMWRLSTLFRKEIFKAVAESELEGLIFTYVWAFDQQEDWDFVDQTCEIFESQGATIYFVELEADMDERLERNKSPHRLEHKPTKRNVDWSENELRDSMEKYRLNSHKGEIKNENYIKINNTNLSAAEVAEIVSKRFEL from the coding sequence ATGAAATTTGTACTTATATTTGGTCCGCAAGCAGTTGGTAAAATGACAGTAGGGCAAGAGTTAGCTAAAGTAACTGGATTGAAATTATTTCATAACCATATGACCATTGAATTACTTGAGCCCTTATTCAGCTTTAGCCCGGAAATGTGGAGGTTGTCAACTTTATTTAGAAAAGAAATATTCAAGGCAGTGGCTGAGAGTGAACTGGAAGGTTTGATCTTTACATATGTGTGGGCTTTTGATCAACAAGAGGATTGGGACTTCGTAGACCAGACATGTGAAATCTTTGAATCCCAGGGTGCCACTATATATTTTGTGGAATTAGAAGCCGATATGGACGAGAGGCTGGAACGAAATAAAAGTCCGCATCGACTTGAGCATAAACCTACCAAAAGAAACGTTGATTGGTCGGAGAATGAACTAAGGGATTCAATGGAAAAATACAGATTGAACTCCCATAAAGGTGAAATTAAAAATGAGAACTACATAAAAATTAATAATACAAATTTGAGTGCTGCAGAAGTAGCTGAAATAGTGTCAAAAAGGTTTGAATTATAA